A single region of the Cucumis melo cultivar AY chromosome 3, USDA_Cmelo_AY_1.0, whole genome shotgun sequence genome encodes:
- the LOC103496578 gene encoding uncharacterized protein LOC103496578, which translates to MATIFIAVQCFQCSTMQVKQQRKSGNKWICAVCNEKQSVQKVFARAPMAKDVRKFVQSFNMSRKYANEQANVDDLIHGGIVDDDKLDCSGRRKRRNDWSEYLDPEEDRSHSGRENEGELESDLKIVTELPDIKTWKSDSRSCSSWSEGEGDGLYRPLFSKRKHIAKNLSSQDEIQNWESPSAIHTSKLSKGDDEQTFSTAEYLSAPFQDKKMSKNSHEVESEIQNWELPSETEASKWTKDDENSRTKSCILGKVRGASSKWSEYITEEENCGGRNEENMAREQGMDILKMINDEIVEDDIHPDFK; encoded by the exons ATGGCGACGATCTTCATCGCCGTCCAGTGCTTTCAATGTTCCACCATGCAG GTGAAGCAGCAGCGTAAGAGCGGGAACAAGTGGATCTGTGCAGTGTGTAACGAGAAGCAATCGGTGCAGAAGGTGTTTGCTCGAGCTCCTATGGCTAAAGACGTCCGTAAATTCGTACAAAGCTTCAATATGTCTCGGAAATATGCGAATGAACAGGCGAACGTCGACGATCTAATTCATGGAGGAATTGTTGATGACGATAAGCTTGATTGCAGTGGGAGGAGGAAAAGACGTAACGATTGGAGTGAATATCTCGATCCGGAGGAAGATCGGAGCCATAgtggaagagaaaatgaaggaGAGTTAG AGAGTGATTTAAAGATCGTGACGGAGCTTCCAGACATTAAAACCTGGAAATCTGATTCAAGGAGCTGCTCAAGCTGGTCGGAAGGAGAAGGCGATGGATTGTACAGACCACTTTTCTCTAAGAGAAAACATATAGCCAAGAATTTGAGCTCCCAAG ATGAGATCCAAAACTGGGAGTCGCCATCAGCAATTCACACATCAAAATTGAGTAAAGGCGACGATGAGCAAACTTTCTCGACGGCCGAATACTTGAGTGCGCCTTTCCAGGACAAGAAGATGAGCAAAAACAGCCATGAAGTTGAGAGTGAGATTCAAAACTGGGAGTTGCCATCAGAAACTGAAGCATCAAAGTGGACTAAAGATGATGAAAATTCAAGAACGAAAAGTTGCATATTAGGTAAGGTAAGAGGAGCTTCATCTAAGTGGAGTGAATACATAACTGAAGAAGAAAATTGTGGAGGcagaaatgaagaaaatatgGCGAGAGAACAGGGAATGGATATCTTGAAGATGATAAATGATGAAATTGTTGAAGACGATATCCACCCTGATTTCAAATGA
- the LOC103496577 gene encoding polyadenylate-binding protein 3 — MAATVPAPATAATVQTAVIPPPTGAVATGGGFLSSSLYVGDLDQSVNEGQLLELFGQVAQVVSIRVCRDQTRRQSLGYAYVNFSSHQDAVNAMEHLNFTPVNGKPIRIMISNRDPSIRKSGYANVFIKNLDLSIDNKALRDTFAAFGPVLSCKVAVDSNGQSKGYGFVQFESEESAEISIEKLNGMLLNDKQVYVGHFIRHQERIRANGSQFTNVYVKNLPETTTDDDLKNLFAAHGTITSAIVMTDSNGKSKCFGFVNFQNTDSAAAAVEKLNGTVLGDDKILYVGRAQRKAEREAELKAKFEQERKSRFEKLQGANLYIKNLDDHIDDEKLKALFSEYGTITSCKVMLDQHGLSKGSGFVAFSSPDEATKALNEMNGKMKGRKPLYVAVAQRKEERKARLQAQFAQIRATGGISSLPSGIPGFHPGARVSPQQMYYGQGNPGLAPPQPAGYGFQPQLMSGMRPGMGPNFLMPYQFQRQGQPGPRSGMRRGGNSQPLPQQQLPLRGFGQGFRYMNNARNGLESPVLPQGLVSPMMPLAFDGSGVSSPPNDIQRTRAVPTSTLASALASATPENQRVMLGEQLYPLVERLEPSHAAKVTGMLLEMDQPEVLHLIESPEDLKSKVAEAMEVLRKASSEPELSDQLGALALTK, encoded by the exons ATGGCGGCTACAGTTCCGGCTCCGGCGACGGCCGCTACAGTTCAAACGGCGGTGATTCCTCCTCCGACGGGAGCTGTGGCCACTGGAGGCGGGTTTTTGAGTTCTTCATTGTATGTAGGCGATCTGGACCAGAGCGTGAACGAGGGACAGCTTTTGGAACTGTTCGGCCAAGTGGCTCAGGTTGTATCCATTAGGGTTTGCAGGGATCAGACACGCAGGCAATCGCTTGGATATGCTTATGTTAATTTTAGCAGCCACCAGGATg CTGTCAATGCCATGGAGCATTTGAATTTCACGCCTGTTAATGGGAAGCCTATCAGGATTATGATATCTAATCGAGATCCTAGCATTCGGAAAAGTGGCTATGCAAATGTTTTTATCAAAAATCTGGACTTGTCAATTGATAACAAGGCGTTACGTGATACATTTGCTGCTTTTGGTCCTGTCCTTTCTTGTAAAGTTGCTGTAGATAGCAATGGACAGTCAAAAGGTTACGGATTTGTGCAATTTGAAAGTGAGGAATCAGCGGAAATTTCCATAGAAAAGTTGAATGGCATGCTGCTCAATGATAAGCAAGTTTATGTTGGGCATTTTATTCGACACCAAGAAAGGATTCGGGCAAATGGATCACAGTTTACTAATGTTTATGTGAAAAACTTACCAGAAACTACCACTGATGATGACCTAAAAAATCTTTTTGCTGCACATGGTACCATTACTAGTGCAATTGTCATGACTGATTCAAATGGGAAGTCCAAATGTTTTGGTTTTGTGAACTTCCAGAACACAGACTCTGCTGCTGCTGCAGTTGAAAAGTTGAACGGTACCGTCCTTGGAGATGACAAGATTTTGTACGTAGGTAGGGCTCAAAGGAAAGCAGAAAGGGAGGCTGAGTTGAAAGCAAAATTTGAACAGGAAAGAAAGAGTAGATTTGAAAAATTACAAGGTGCTAAtttgtatataaaaaatcttgatgACCATATTGATGATGAGAAACTTAAAGCGTTATTCTCTGAGTATGGAACAATCACATCATGCAAG GTTATGCTTGACCAACATGGACTGAGCAAAGGGTCTGGTTTTGTTGCCTTTTCCTCACCAGATGAAGCAACCAAAGCC ttaaatgaaatgaatggaaagatgAAAGGAAGGAAGCCTCTCTATGTGGCTGTTGCCCAGCGCAAGGAAGAAAGAAAGGCTCGGTTGCAG GCACAATTTGCTCAAATCCGAGCAACTGGTGGAATATCATCTTTGCCTTCTGGAATTCCAGGATTTCATCCAGGGGCACGAGTTTCACCTCAGCAAATGTATTATGGTCAGGGAAACCCAGGGCTAGCACCCCCGCAGCCTGCTGGATATGGTTTCCAGCCTCAACTCATGAGTGGGATGCGACCTGGTATGGGCCCAAACTTCCTCATGCCATACCAATTTCAAAGGCAAGGACAGCCTGGGCCACGCTCAGGGATGAGGCGAGGTGGAAATTCACAACCTTTACCGCAGCAGCAG TTACCACTCCGTGGCTTCGGACAAGGCTTTAGATACATGAACAATGCACGAAATGGATTAGAGTCACCTGTCCTGCCCCAAGGTCTTGTTAGTCCGATGATGCCTCTAGCTTTTGATGGTTCTGGAGTGTCTAGCCCTCCCAATGACATCCAGCGAACAAGGGCCGTGCCTACCTCAACACTTGCTTCTGCATTAGCTTCCGCTACACCAGAAAACCAACGTGTG ATGCTCGGCGAGCAGTTGTATCCACTTGTGGAACGTCTCGAGCCAAGTCATGCAGCAAAGGTTACTGGAATGTTGCTGGAGATGGACCAACCAGAGGTACTTCATCTCATCGAGTCACCTGAAGACTTGAAAAGTAAGGTGGCTGAGGCAATGGAAGTCCTTCGCAAAGCTTCGTCGGAACCCGAGCTTTCTGATCAGCTTGGTGCATTGGCCCTGACCAAATGA